The window AAAAGCTGAACCATGTATATCACTTATAACTCCTATCTTCATAAACATCCTCCTTTTAATATAAAAAATATCAGTATTAAAAATAAGCTTTAAATTTTAACATATTGATATAAAAATTACAATAAATTTAATTTAATTTTTAAACTTCAAAAATTTTTTTATATTAATTATATGTTGTATAATAAATATATATGTACTAAAAATAAATTTATTAATGAGGAGGTTTTTTTATGGGTGGAATGAAAATAAAAGTAGATGAAAGTTTTATAAATGGACTTGTTGATAAAATAATAGAATCGAATACAACTATAAAAGGACTTAAAAATTTAAATGTTGAATTGAAAAATGAAGGTATTCATTTTCAAGTAGAAGTAGAAATTCTTAAAAAATATATGAAATTTGATACTTTATTAAAAATCGTAGATAAACCCGAAGATCTAAAATCTGGAATATTAAAATTAGAACTTTCCGGAGATACTGGAATAAGAAAAATATTAGAAGGGGTTTTTGATATAGCCTCTAAATTCACTCAAGCTTTTTCGTCTGAAGATAATTATATTTCCATAGATCTAAATAAAGTTGATATAAATCCTGTAATAAATTCAACTTTAAAATCACTAAAAATAGATAGTTTTGAAGTAGAAAATGGCTCATTTATTTTAGAATTAAATTATAGGGAGGAATAATTTTGCCTGCTCATTTTGAAATTGATTCTAACACTTCAAAAAAAATTCTTTCTGGAGTTTTAAAAGATAATTCATCAAAGATAATAAAAATGTTATTTGATAAATCTACTAAATTTAAATTTATGAATAATACCATAGAAGTAAAAGTAATAATGTTCAAATTCTTTTTAACTCTTGAAAAATTTCCTTACTCTTTAAATGGAGTATATGAATTTTCTCATAATATACCAATAGATAAAATAAATTTAAAAGATTTACCAAAAAATATCATTATAAATAAAAACAGAATATTTATAAATGTTCCAGAAAATATTATTAGTAAAAATATAGTTTTAAAGAATTTGAAATTTGATGATGATAAAATAATTGTAGATCTATCTTATTAAATAATTGGAGGTAAAAAATGATAAAGATTGATAATGAATTAATAAAAAAACTCGAAAAATTATCCAATATCGAATTAAAAGACAATGAAGAAATCATAATTAAAAATGATCTGAACAATCTTTTAAACTATATGTCTCTTTTAGATAATATCGATGTTTCAGATGAAGAGGAACTTTTTTCACCAATAAAAGACGAATTAAAATCAATAACTCATGAAGATATTCCCGAAAAATTTAAAAGCGATGACATAATAAACAATTTCCCTGAAAAAAATGAGAAATATCTAAAAGTTCCAGGAATTCATAATTAAAACATGAACAATTTAGGAAAAAAATATGAAAAAATAGCTTTCGAATATCTAAAAAAAGAAAAATACAAAATCTTGGAACTAAATTATACGACAAAAATAGGCGAAATCGATATAATAGCTATGAAAAACAAAACTTTAATACTGATAGAA is drawn from Oceanotoga teriensis and contains these coding sequences:
- the gatC gene encoding Asp-tRNA(Asn)/Glu-tRNA(Gln) amidotransferase subunit GatC yields the protein MIKIDNELIKKLEKLSNIELKDNEEIIIKNDLNNLLNYMSLLDNIDVSDEEELFSPIKDELKSITHEDIPEKFKSDDIINNFPEKNEKYLKVPGIHN